Sequence from the Salvelinus namaycush isolate Seneca chromosome 24, SaNama_1.0, whole genome shotgun sequence genome:
CTGAGCTTGTTAAGATGAGCAGTTGTCATCGTGTGCCTATGTGTTGTTGCTTACTGTGTTACAGGGTTGTGACATCTCTAAGGCTCCCTATAATCTTAAAGATGTCACAAATGTCAATCAAATGAACTTGAAGAGTGCATCACTCTCCTGGTTTTGAAATTGTGGTAGTGTGTTAAACAGGAACACAGTGTTTTTGTGTACACATGCAAGTGTTTAATGTACCTAAAGttgaatgcgtgtgtgtgtcccccaggtgtgcGTCTGGACCGGGTGCGTGGGGGCAGACAGAAGTACAAGAGAAGGATAGACTCTGAGAACAGCCCCTACCTCAACCCTCAACACGGCCTGCCACAGAAGAGAACATGTAAGAATACAAGAATACTttttttctatctctctgtctttctctctctcacgaCAGGCTCAGATTTGTGCATTTAGATATTAATAAAGGTTATTTTAAATGAacatctctcgttctctctctctctctctcgttctctctctctctctcagttcctcTAGGTGGTCTGGTAGAGAATAAGGTGGTCTCTCTCCTGCTGGTGGCTGAACCAGAGAGTATCTTTGCCATGCCAGACCCCACCGTCCCCGACAGTGACATCAAAGCCCTGACCATACTGTGTGACCTTGCCGACCGCGAACTGGTGGTCAACATCGGCTGGGCCAAACACATCCCTGGTAGGAAAACATACAGATACAGGAATACATGGGTAtactgcacatacacacacacatgcacacagacacacacacacaggggcataAACACACATCATAGTCACACACATCATAGTCAATAAAACTCTTATCAGCTCAGAGTGGAGATTGTTGCCCCCTGAGTTGGATTAAGACTTTAGTCCAGACACAGAAAACAGTGTGAatctatgtgtatgtatgtgtctgtgctCTGCTAAACCAAGGTAAGGAAGTGTCACTTGCAGTGGCGTGGCGCAGTTCCGCTGGGCCCCATTATCCCTTAGGTCTAGAACAACAAATACTTCAATTGTTTAAGCATATGTTGCAGAACACTGATTTCAATATTTTTTCAGAATATTGACAAAAAGGGTGTTAGCCATCAGTGACAGAGTTGACAACAGATACTCAAAACACACTTATTCTGTCTTATTTCTAACTTCAAtacaaacatttgtaaaatatggaAAATTATTAATTTGAAAATCCCCAATGCAAAAATAACCATTCTATCAGAACTTTCAGCACTCTGAAGTTGATGTTAGACAAAAATCTGGCAGAGTTCATGTGTTATGGTGTtgacaaaaatattatttttatttttcattcaaATGGTATATACAGCAGCAATTGCGTTTTTCCTCAGTTGCTGTATGACTCTAAAACCTAATTAAATTGAACATATTTGAACCAAAATTCCTATTCTATTTTAATCTTTCAGGCAGATGGAGTTGACTGTTTATAgttgtgaccatggtgattcaaatattgtttgtttaaatcTATCAAAAGTAGAGAACTTTACAGACCATGAGTGGTTCTGTTGCACTACATGTAATGAGGACATGAATAAGGGGTCCTTAAGGGTATAGCTGACCCTGCTCATTTCTGATTCATTTAGGATTTTAGACAAATCTGACGGAGTTGACCACATATTTTAGGAATCACAgttttaaaataaatattatttaaaGTCACAGAAAGAAACTACATACATTCAGTTAAATTGTAAACCCTTTTTTGGAGAGTTTGAAGTTGGCATCCTTTGCTCTGGACAATGGCATTTCCAGGCATAGAGCTCACATGGAAATTAACAATATAAATCTTTCCCTTATAAATTTCCCCTAAATATAAATGTTAATCTCAAATAATCCCtgagctaatttcctgctattctacacattttgccattagaCTGagagaaacaaaaatataacacaacatataaagtgttggtcccatgtctcataaactgaaataaaagatcccagaaatgttctatatgcacaaaaagcgtatttcccTTAAATGttatgcacaaatgtgtttacatccctgttagtgagcaattctccttcaccaagataatccatccacctgacaggtgtggcatatcaagaagctgtttaaacagcatgctcattacacaggtgcaccttgtgctggggacaaggtTCACAACACAatcccacagatgtctcaagttttgagggagcttgcaattggcatgctgactgcaggaatgtcaaccagagctgttgccagagaattcaatgtctctaccataagccgcctccaacgtcatttcacaatcgcagaccatgtgcaaccatgccagcccaggacctccacatccggcttcacATGCCAGCACAGGACCTCCAAACCCGGTCAGGTGAAgactttctgcacaaactgtcagaaaccctCTCAAGgcagctcatctgcgtgctcgttggcctcaccagggtcttcacctgactgcagtttggtgtcataaccaacttcagtgggcaaatgctcaccttcgatggccactggcatgctggagaagtgtgcttttcacggatgaatccctgtttcaactgtaccgtcgcgtgggcgagcggtttgctgatgtcaacgttgtgaacagagtgccccatggtgaggttatggtatgggcaggcataagctacggaccacaaacacaatagcattttatcgatggcaatttgcatGCACAGAGatgccattcatccactgccatcacctcatgtttcagcatgataatgtatggccccatgtcgcaaggatctctaCACAAATTCTGGAAGcaaaaaatgtcccagttcttccatggcctcatcagacatgtcacccattgagcatggttTGGAATGCTCCGGATCGATGTGTACAGCGtcttccagttcccgccaatatccagcaacttcgcatagccattgaagaggagtgggacaacattccacaggccacaatcaacagcctgatcaactctatataaaggagatgtgtcgtgcttgcatgaggcaaatggtggtcacaccagatattgactggttGTCTGATACAAGGTATCTGTgacaaacagatgcatatctgtactcccagtcatgtggaatccatagattagggcctaatacatttatttcaatggactgatatgaactgtaacacagtaaaatatttgaaattgttgcatgttgcatttatatttttgttcagtgtaatgacgagttcatatgctatctggggagCCCGACAATATAataatattgtttttattttgagGCGGGGGTATTTTCTACGCCATTGGCCACTTGACCATGTGCCAGAGCCTAGTACCACCTGAAAGTATTAGTACTCTAAATatttccctccttcctccctgctACTAAGAGGAGTGTGTAGGGAGAACTCCTCCTAATTAGTACTCTCCTGGATGGAGGGCATAGGAGGCTAAATAAGCTGTTTAAGCCTGTTTAAGCAAGCCAGGGTTTAGTTGTGTAGTGACAACACATATGGATCATCGGACACACGCTAATGGTGGCGATAAAGAGGAAGACGCCATCTTTCTTCGCCCCCCTCTGTTGAGTTTGCATTCCAACCTGTTGTGGATACATGGTTGAGCTTGTGACAGTCCTGTCtctcagtcactctctctctgggAAGTCTTTGTTTTGGAAAGGTCCTTGGGTGTGGGCCAGCTGTGTTTATCTGGGCTAACTGGGAAAACTAGTCCCTCCCACAACTTCACCCATTGTGACAGACAGGATTAGATATCTGTCTAACTGTATAATTGTCCTGCCTCGTTTAACCAAACAACGTGAGATTTCGTTTAATAAACTTTAACTGTATTTTATATTTCCTGTTGAATTTCCTTACATAAGTGATGTTACATAATTTGTCAGGATACACAAACCTTAAGAAATCTAATGGCTTTCCACAAAAATATGGCAGCCAAGTAGATAGCAGTGAAGGTAGATATGACCATATATCCAGTATCTTTttcacctctctctttccccaagctttctctctctctcactcagatgaacgtctctctcctctatcaacAGTTAATGTCCTGTTCACACCCAAAACATCACTAGGGAAACACCTGTATTTTTGTTGATTTTTGTCCAGTAATGCTTACACAACAAGCTACctaagcaggtgtgtgtgtgtgcagacttTCCTGATCAGCACTTTCATTGTTCTCAAAGAAAGGAGGAAGAGCAACAAAGCGTTCCCCTACTAGCTGCCTTGGAACTCTTCTTCTCTGCTTGTCACCAGTGTTTACTGTCAGAGTGGGAGTCAAACACAGTCAgtcatatgtttgtatgtatttGTTTGCCAGTGGAGTGTTTGTCTGTCTGGGGAAGTGGAGCAGTCATGAGAAACAACCAGAGCACAGACACACCAGGGACCCACCTCAGGgggtgacagagaaagagagagactgaaagagaaactgagagagaatgagagagtggGGTGATagtgattgagagagagagagattgcgaTAGAGATAGTCAGACAGATcttgtgagagggggagagagagatacagtagaaaAGGACAAAGAGAGGAGGGAAAGTACTCTCAGCTCTACACCAATTGTAGCACCGTAATGGTGGTGTCACATCAGCTCTGTGTGAGTGGCAGGCTACAGCCCATGGCTGGAGGAACCAGTGTCCTGGCAGAGGGGGCCAGGCTGTATTTGCTACTGCCCAGGGGGAGGtgagtcccccccccctcccctgtctGGTCCTGTCATGAAGACTGACATTGATTCTGTCTGAGGGCCAGGCTGGGAGAAGATGAGCTGGCTTAAGACCCTCTCTCACTCCACGCTTTGGCCTTTTTTAGCCTGCCGTAAGTTGGCTGTGAGGTAAGTATGTCTGCGTGTCTGTAGGGGCTCAGCTGAACCCTTCAAGCCCAGATAACCCTCTCAAATCGAAGCCTGTGAGCATATCATTGTCCCAAGATCTTCACATACCCGCAACCATTACTACAGCTTTGAGAATGCGGGACCTCTTTGTTTGTCACTGCCGGCATTGTCTTGTCTCTGTGGGACAGAAGAAGTTGCTGATGCTCCTTTACAGTGTGTGTCCCATTGTGTGTGACCATATAGAGGTGTCCTCAAAGACAAAGGTTTATACAATGCTTCTCCCTCCTCTACTGATCAATCGTTCCATACTGGAAAGCAGATCCCTATCGACCAATGAAAGAGTCCACAGATGGCGTTCCAATCAATCTGGGAGAGATAAGAAAGGGGCGGGAGCCACAGGCGTCACCGTGGCGATTGTAAAAGTGCCCGGACCCTGATAAGAATCACTGATGGTGTCAAAAATGAAAGCCTCCCCCTCCTTCATTCTGTCAAGTAAtcaatctgttttttaaattatgctgtgtgggtgtgtgtgaggagACTACAGAGTGTGTGGATCTAATCATGCTCACATGGGGGTGTATTTGTCGTTCAAACGGGGTGTCTTTATTGGACGGACAACTTAAGACTTTCACTATTAAACTGCTCTACACCTCctgcctctgtccctctgtccctctacccCAACTGACCCCTCGGCCAGTAACCCTTCGGTTGACCTTGGCCTAATATCTCCAATAGGTCCAGCCATTCTGACTGAAACCATCACAATTACATTTTCGAGTGCAGATGTTTTTGAAATTCTTCATTTGTATCTTTTCATTGAAGATTTGTCTTcatttccctttctctctttatcCCTATTTTGATCTAGTTAGCTCTAACCTCTCAATTTCTTCcttttctccatccctctttctacAGGTTTCCCCTCACTCTCGCTGGCAGACCAGATGAGTCTACTGCAGAGCGGTTGGATGGAGATTCTGATCCTGCGTGTGGTGTTTCGCTCGCTGGCCTTGGAGGATAAGCTGGTGTATGCTGAGGACTACATCATGGATGAGGAGCAGTCCAAACTGGCAGGTGTACTGGACCTAAACAACGCCATACTGCAGCTGGTGAAGAAATACAAAGCCATGAGAATAGAAAAAGAGGAATTTGTTATTGTCAAGGCCATTGCGCTGGCTAACTCAGGTATGGaacttcactgttgatgttggtATAATTTACGTTGAGTTAGGCATGTCTTTTCCAATGACTATTTGGCTTTTCTTGCGTTCAATCTCTGCATACAGTATATGCCAGCAACATCTTACAACGTTTCCCTTCCTCTCCATTTCCAtctgtcttctctctccacaGACTCCATGCAGATAGAGGACGTGGAGGCAGTCCAGAGGCTCCAGGATGTGCTCCATGGGGCCCTGCAGGACTATGAGAGTGCCCAGCATACAGAGGACCCTCGGCGGGCAGGCAAGATCATCATGACCCTGCCCCTGCTCCGGCAGACAGCTGCCAGGGCCGTCCAGCACTTCTGCAGCATCAAGCAAGAAGGCCGTGTGCCCATGCACAAGCTGTTCCTGGAACTGCTGGAAGCCAAGGCCTGACCAGCCATGTGGGACTAGGGTCACATAAAGGAAGGATAGGGTAGTGATGTCATAAAGGTCAAAATTAATGCAGGAAGTGGTACTTGACAAGGCTAACACAGCCCTGCTCACATTACAAactcaggaggagaggagaggagaagagaagagaagaaaggagaggaggaaggactgACATCACCTCAGTGACAGGGATAACTACCTTCCAAGGGATTTTGATGGTAGTTATTGATATGTACGTAAACATTGCTAGTGAAAAGGAAGAAAGACACAAAACTTGAAGATCCTCTAGGATTATTATTTGTGTGAAACCAGCTCTAAGCCTGTTCATCTTGCATTGTAGTGCTTTAATAACTTTTCTTTTTAAAATAAAAAGAACTGTGGACAGTCTTGCCAAAGAATGGTGTGGGATACACAGTTAAAcaatgaggcaaatggtcacaaTAAAGTATGGTGTCCCGTAAGACACTTAACTAGCAGAAGTTAGGGTCACTTGATTTTACTGAAATATTTTCAGGGAAAGACATGAAGTACATTTAACCCACAGATTATGAAGGTGAGGGGAGAAATTGAAAATAAGATGTATTTATTGTTGGCTtaattattttgttgttttgttttttatttaccaGTGTGGAATTAATGGAAAATAAGAGGAACAAATATAGATCCTTTTCGTAAGATTTTTAAGTACTTTTGTTTTAAtaagtaaataaaacattttgtacTAGCTTCACAACTAAACTCATGGCACTGATACCTGTACTATAACATAGCATCTAAGGCAATATCATAATGTACAGTGCATTGAAACATTGTATTTTTTGCATTGAGTTGTAGATTACAAAATTGTGCAAAATACTGCTTTTCTTTCTTATGATGAAAATCTGGTGGTGGTTTTTcaaatgtgtctctgtgtgtttctgtttcagAAACTAGAAATGTCTGAAAATCATAAATGTTCAAATGAAGGGAAACTAAATTGGTAGGAATGTTACTACTGACAACTGTCATGCATTTATCTCAGAAGTCCATTATTTGCTCCATCTGTGCACTGGTAATGGAATAATCTGTATATTTTTGTGACAAAGTATATTATAAAGTGTGATCCAGCAATACTGTGTGGACGGGATGTAAATGTATGTATTCTGTAGGCCTATATAAAGTCCAGCGCCAACAGAGATGTAACCCATGTTCAGATGAGatgtacactactactactaccattctcAGGATTCTAGGGCAATAAAGATGCTTCAAGTTTGAAAGAGTCTTCATCCTATTTTAGGTTTATGACACAATCATAATTCCCTGTCAGACTCTTGGGAGATGGGAGATCCTCACAAGCCTCGTTTAAACCTGGTTCTAACTtgcatcctttgtcctgatcttgtccacattctgattgtgccacatttttagacaggtgtagacaatcaaaagacacattgtgatctgattgtgatcagatcaTCCTGCCCACCTCTGGAGGTAGTCAGACATGCATTGTCTGGACATCTTACAAGTATAGACAGATCTGGACAGAGAAACCATTGACTGATTACATCAATATGTGTCttacaataaataaaaaatattttgaaagaATAGCTTTGAAATATTTGCATAAAGGAAGTGACCAGGAAATGTGGTCAAAATGCAGACACATTGGACGGATAACagacacattttaataccatgtgtagaCACATTTCTGGAAATATGGGTACAATCAGAATGTAGACAAGATCGTGACAAAGGACCCATGTTAGCaacaggtataaacagggctacTGATAAAGTAGAGGGGAAATGaaaggagggaagagaagagggatATAGTGAAGGAATGGAGAGGGGTAGAAATGGAGGTGATCagtgaggagaagagaagaggtggAGTAGAGAAAGATGGAGGCACTCTGTGGGACCTTAGTATAAATTATAGACACCCAGAGGCTACCGGAGTGACTTATGTCAGACAACAGGCTGCTGTCACTTTGAACCATTGTCTATGGCAGCGCCTCCTGTCCCAAGGTGGCCATGATTGTTGGATTGAGGCGTGCCTATTGGACAGGTGAGTAGGAAGTGTCTGGGCTGGGAGGAGGGGGAGTGTCCCATAATAGAGGATCCATAATTAAGTACATTGTTTTAATGAAGTCTAAAATCCACCCCTGGGAACAGTGTGTCAAGGTTTTTCAGGACGCAAATGAATGAACGCAGGCACCTGACTTCCTCTCAGTCAAAGATTGTGACAGCCTGCCAGGATTATTGCCTTTTATGACACAGTCACAGAGACAATCACAGACTGCATGTTACAGCACAAACCTAACAGGGAAAACTAGGCACAAATAAGAAAATAATTATTGAAATATCAACCTGGTTTATAATTGCTTCAGTACCAAAACATAAGATTGAACGATTGCCATTAACATGGGTATAGAGGGGTATATCTGCTATATGGTGGAGATAAATTAGAATTTTTATAAATAACCCCTATGGGAACGTGGGTCTGTCGATAGACACCTACATGTAATGCTAGGACTGAGTTGCAAGTCACACTATTACATTATATTCCTTCAAAGGAAAACAAATTCAATCCAAGTGAAACCGTTCTCAGTACGCGTTAATGATTTCATCCAGCACAATGTAACTAAATGAATTACAAATCATCACTCAAAAGGATGAGTGTAGACGTTCATTACAGAAAAAAAGTAATTGGAGAATTAAAATCACGATGAACCATTGTGTCTTTCATTTTCAGAGTACAGAAGGATGGAGCAAACATTTCTATTGCATTACACGCTCAACTATTGTGTTCAGAGTCAATAATGGAAGCATTAGCTGCGGTTGCATGGCTTTAAATATCAatatatcattactggttattaCAAATGCAGTGAGCGCTCATTACATCTACAAATAGGATTCAGACACGGTGACTACAGAATTGTGCAT
This genomic interval carries:
- the LOC120019544 gene encoding estrogen-related receptor gamma-like, with amino-acid sequence MSVRGLDPPCPPSIKHEPSSPSSQGDSPAQPSPGGSSSDNNSSYGPLGKGHNRTNGLDSPGLYGHKAGMGNNGTANRRVRLCGEDGQVKCEFMLGSVAKRLCLVCGDVGSGYHYGVASCEACKAFFKRTIQGNIEYSCPATSECEITKRRRKSCQACRFMKCLNVGMMREGVRLDRVRGGRQKYKRRIDSENSPYLNPQHGLPQKRTFPLGGLVENKVVSLLLVAEPESIFAMPDPTVPDSDIKALTILCDLADRELVVNIGWAKHIPGFPSLSLADQMSLLQSGWMEILILRVVFRSLALEDKLVYAEDYIMDEEQSKLAGVLDLNNAILQLVKKYKAMRIEKEEFVIVKAIALANSDSMQIEDVEAVQRLQDVLHGALQDYESAQHTEDPRRAGKIIMTLPLLRQTAARAVQHFCSIKQEGRVPMHKLFLELLEAKA